The DNA sequence GCAGCGGTCTGACGTGCGCCCGCTCGATCCGAGGCTGCTCCGCTACGCATCCGCCACGCGCGGCGTGCTGGCGGCCGGCGCGCTCCTGACCCTGCTGCAGACCGCCGCCACCGTGGCGTTCGCGTGGCTCGTGACGGACCTCGTCGTGGGCGCCATCCGCGGGGAGGCTGCCGCCGAGCTGGGCGTGCAGCTCGGCTCGCTCCTCGTCGTCGTCGCCGTGCGGGCCGGCTTCCTCTGGGCGGCGCAGGTCACGGCCGCGCGAGGCGGCGCGACCGTCGTCGGGCAGCTGCGCGAGAGGCTGCTCGGCTCGGTGGCCCGGCTCGGACCAGGATGGACGGCATCCCGGAGCGCCGTCGACGTGACGCTGGTCGCCGGGCGCGGCATGGAGGCCCTCGACCGCTACTTCTCGGGGTACCTCCCGCAACTGGTCGCGACCGCGGTGACCATGCCCCTCCTCGTCGTCGTTATCGGATGGCAGGACCTGACCAGCGGCGTCATTCTCCTCGTCACCCTGCCCCTCATCCCCGTGTTCATGGTTCTCGTCGGGTGGGCCACGCAATCCGCCCAGAGCCGGCAGTGGTCCGCGCTCTCGAGCCTCTCGCGGGGCTTCCTCGATGTCGTCGGCGGTCTGTCGACGCTCAAGCTCTACGGGCGCCAGCACCGCCAGGAGGCGCGCATCCGCGCGGTGAGCGAGGAGTACAGGCTGCACACCATGCGCGTGCTCCGCATGTCCTTCCTGTCGGGGTTCGTGCTCGAGCTCGCCGCCAGCCTCTCGGTGGCCGTGATCGCCGTGACGATCGGGCTGCGCCTCCTCAGCGGGTCGCTCGACCTCACGGTGGGCCTGTTCGTGCTGCTGCTGGCGCCCGAGGCCTTCCTTCCGCTGCGCAACGTCGGCGCCGGCTATCACGCGGCGACCGAGGGCATCGAGGCGGCATCGCGGGCCTTCGCCGTGATCGAGGAGGCGGAAGATCTTCCCCGCGCGGCAGCCGCGGGCGTCGCGCCGACGGCGGCTCGGGCTGGCGCGGACCGGGCCGGTGAAGGGATCCGCTTCGACAACGTCACCGTCGGACACGGCGGGAAGCCGCCCGCCGCGGGGTTCTCCGCGTCCGTGCTGCCGGGTGAACTGGTCGTGCTCAGCGCTCCGAGCGGCGGCGGCAAGACGAGCCTCCTGCGCGCCGCGCTCGGCTTCACCCGCTTCGATGGTCGCATCTCGGCAGGCGGCCGTGACGACGTCGACGGGCGTCGCGACGCGATCGCCTGGAGCGGACAGCTCCCGGGACTCCTCGCGGGCACGGTCGCCTCCAACATCGCCCTGGGCGACCCGGCCCCGTCGGCCGCGGCCATCCACCGGGCGCTCACCGAGGCGGCCGCGGGCGACCTCTCGCCCGAGACGGTCCTGGGGAGCGGCGGCTCGGGCCTCTCCGGCGGCCAGGCGCAACGCGTCGCCGTTGCCCGCGCGCTCTATCGCCTCCGGACGCGGGGGTGCCCCGTGCTCATCCTCGACGAGCCGACATCGGCGCTCGACACCATGACAGAGAGGGCGCTCGTCGCCTCCCTCCGGCACATCGCCGACGAGGGCATCGCGGTCGTCGTCGCCAGCCATCGCCCCGCCGTCGCGGCCGCAGCCGATCGGGTCATCGAGCTCCAGGGGGTGGCGCGTGTCTGACCGGATCCTGCGACTCGCGCTGCCCGACGGCCGGCGCCTCGCCACCGCTGTCGGTCTGGGCGTCCTGAGCGCGGCGTCCGCCGTGGCCCTGCTGGCGGTGTCCGCCTGGCTGATCACGCGCGCATCCGAGCAGCCCGCGATGCTCTACCTGTCGGCCGCCGTCGTCGGCGTGCGGGCCTTCGCCCTCGGGCGCGCCTCGTTCCGCTACCTCGAGCGCCTCGCCGGTCACGATGCGGCGTTCCGGCAGCTCGGGACGGTCCGCGCGCTGATGTTCCGCCGTCTGGTCCCGCTCGCCCCGGACGGGTTGCGCGGCACTCGGGACGGCGACCTCCTGGCGCGGGTGGCCGACGACGTGGACGAGCTGCAGGACCTCTCCCTACGGGTCGTGCAGCCTCTCGTCTCCGCCGGACTCGTCGCGGTGCTCAGCGTGGTCTTCGCAGCCCTCATCCTCCCGCCGGCGGGTGCCGTGCTCGCGGTGACGCTCGTCGCCGCCTTCGCCGCCGGAACGCTTCTGAACCGCTGGGCGTCAGCCTCGGCCGAGCGGTCCATCTCCCCGCTGCGGGCAGAGCTAGACGACGGCATCCACGATCTCGTCCGGAACCTCGACGTGCTCACCGCTTACGGCGCCCTGGATGCAGCCCGATCCCGTGCGTCCCGAGCGTCCGCCGCGCTCGCGGCGGCCGTGCGTAGGCGTGCTGCGGGGGCCGGCCTCGCCGCAGCGGCGGTCTCGCTGGCCGCGGGGTTCGCCACGGCAGGTGCCTTCGCGTTCGGCGTACCCGCCTTCCGGTCGGGAGTCGTGGACGCACCGCAGCTCGCGGTCCTCGCGCTGTTCCCGATCGCGGTCTTCGAGGTCTTCGGCACCATGCCGACCGCGTGGGCGGCGTGGCGACGGGTGAGTGTGGCGGCTCATCGCATCGCTGAGACCGCCCCGGTGGCAGTCCCAGCCGGCGTTCCGGTCGACGGCGCGGACGCCGGGCCCCTCGAGACCGACGGAAGGCGGCGCGTCCCCGAGATCCGGCTCTCCGGAGTATCCGCCAGCTGGCCGGAGGAGCACGGAAACGTTCTGAGCGGAGTCGATCTCCGCCTCCGACCGGGAGAACGCGTGCTGCTCAGCGGCCCCACCGGCGCGGGCAAGACGGCTCTCGCGCACGTGCTGGTCCGGTTCCTCGAGCACGCCGGGTCGTACACGATCGACGGCCGGGAGGCGCGGACCGTCCGGCAGGACGAGGTGCGGCGCGTCGTCGGGCTCTGCGAGCAGCGGCCGTACCTCTTCGACGCCGACCTGAGGCAGAACCTCCTTTTCGCTCGGGAGACCGCGACCGACGAAGAGCTGATGTCGGTGCTCGACCGCGTCGGGCTCGGGGACTGGGCGGTCTCGCGCGGAGGGCTCGACGCCACCGTCGGAGAGCGCGGCGCCCTCGTCTCCGGCGGACAGGCCCAGCGCATCGCCCTCGCCCGGGCGCTCCTCGCCGACTTCCCGGTACTCGTCGTCGACGAACCGACCGCGAACGTGGATGCCGAGACCGGCCGGGCCATCGTCCGGGACGTCCTGTCGACAGCCGCGGCCGACGGGCGCACGGTCCTGATGATCTCGCACGACGACGTGCCTGCCGAGCTGCTCGACCGTTCGCTGCGCCTCGAGGAGGGGCGAGTGGTGGCCTAAGGCCGATCGCCCGGTCCGGGGAGCGGGCGGGCCAGCGCATCGAACCGGCCCCGCCACGCGGCGAATCGCGCGGGGTCGCGCGCGAGCGAGGGCCCGTCGATCCAGCGGGTCACCAGACGGATCCCGTGGAGCGCATTGACGGCCCAGAGCTCCGTGCCCTCGAGATCGGGCGGAGCGGCCTCCTCCTCGTCGACGGGGACGCCGAGAGCGGCGGCGATCCCGCGGAGGGTCCGCGCTGCGACGCTGTCCACCCGCGGCAGCGAGAGGGGAGGGGCGCACAGCATCCCGCCACGCCACCAGAGCAGCGCGCTGGTGGCCCCGTCGGAGACGAAGCCCTCGTCGAGGATGACCGCCTCCTGAGCTCCCCGTTTCTGGGCCGCCTGGCGGAGAGCTCCCAACCGCTCGATGTCCGGGCCCTTGACCCGGGGGGTGCGGCGCGGGTCGTGCGCTGCCGTCATCACGACGAGCGATTCGCTGAGCTGCGGCGCCGAGCGGAGCCGGAAGCGCAGCCGTGCCGCCCCGCGCACGCGGATGGCCTCGAAGCGCGGGAACCAGTCTCCGTGGCTCGGGAGCGCCGCGACGGCGGCCGCCCAGAACGCCTCGACGTCGCCGCGGTCTCCCGCGCCCTGTTCGCGGACCGAGTCGAGGAACCGGGCGCGATGAAGACCGAGGGCGAGCACGCGCCCTTCCCGCACCAGGAACGAGTCAGCCACGAGCAGCTCCGTCTCGGTCGGCTCGCAATCAACGCGCGGGACGAGTGATCCGCCGGCCCAGTCGGAGACCGCATTCGTCGATTCCATCCGGACCACGTTAGCGTCCCCGGGCGACGGTGTCCGGCGAGTCACCGTCCCCTAATCTGGAGCGATGCCCCTCCCGCTGCTCGTGCGGGCGCTCGACGGCTGGACGGACCCGGCCGACGCCTTCGCCGCGCTGTTCGCCCGCTCCACGGACGACGTCGTCTGGCTCGACTCCGGTCCCGACGCCGACGGCGGTCTCAGCATCATCGCGACCGGGGAGCGCGTGCTGACCGCCGAGCTGGCAACCGGGACGGTTACCGTGGATGGGCACAAGAGCGCCGGCGACCTCCTCTCAACGGCGACGGCCCTGGCGCAGCCGATATCACTCGACTCACGCGGCCGGCGGCTCCCAGCACCGACCGGGTGGTACGGCTGGATCGGGTACGAGGCCGGTGCCGTCGCGGCCGGAGCACCCGTCTCCCCGTCGGACACCGGTACCCACGACGCAGGGCTCCTGTTCGCCGAGCGCCTCCTGGTGTTCGATCACGGTTCCCGCTCGGTGCAGCTCATCGCGGCGGACGACGAGGAGGGCCGCGCTTGGTGCAGGAGCACGGAGGCGCGGCTGGAGGCTGCAGCCGGTTTCGCTCGACGCTACGAGGAGGAGCACCCGGTCATACCCTCCAGCCCTTTCTGGCGGCACGACGACAGCGAGTATCTGCGGATGATCCGGGCCGCACAGGAGAGCATCCGGGCCGGGGACGCGTACCAGCTCTGCGTCACGAACCGAGTCAGCGCCGCGACCGATGCCGATCCGCTGAGCGTGCATCTCTCGCTCCGCCGGGCGAGCCCGGCGCACCACGCCGGCTTCCTGAGGATCGCGGGGGAGGTGCTCGTCAGCTCCTCGCCGGAGCTGTTCCTCCAGGTCGATCCGGACGGGCGGGTGCGGACGAAGCCGATCAAGGGGACCCGTCCCCGCGGAGCCACCCTGGCCGCCGACCTGGCGCTGCGGTCCGACCTGGAGGCGAGCGAGAAGGAGCAGGCCGAGAACGTCATGATCGTCGATCTCATGCGCAACGACCTCGGACGGGTCTGCCGCACCGGCAGCGTGGAGGTGCGGCACCTGCTCGAGGTCGAGAGCTACGCGCACGTCCACCAGCTGGTGAGCACCGTGGAGGGACGCCTCCGCCCGGGACTCTCGGCCCTCGACGCCCTCCGCGCGTGCTTCCCCGCGGGCTCGATGACCGGCGCGCCGAAGCTGAGCGCCATGCGCATCCTCCACGAGCTCGAACGCGGGCCGCGCGGGGCGTACTCGGGGTGCTTCGGCTACCTCGGCTCGGACGGGAGCGCCGACCTCGCCATGGTGATCCGGAGCATCCGCTTCGCGCAGGGAACCGCCGAGATCGGGTCGGGCGGCGGGATCACGGCGCTGTCCGTGCCGGAGGCGGAGCTCGAGGAGGTCCGCGTGAAGGCCCGCGCGCTCCTGACCGCCCTCGGTGCTGCGGGGCCGCTGGGAACGGACTGAGCGCCTCCCGCGTTCAGTAAACTTGGAAGCCGGGCCCTCGCCCGGACATCCTCCCGCCGCGCACCAGCAGCGGCGGCGCACGACGAGATTGAAGGTCACGTGGCACACGAGCACGACTCAGCCGGCACGACGGCGCCGGGCGCGGGCACCGATTCCGCGCAGTACGATTTCGCCGCGATCCAGGACAAGTGGCTCCCGGTCTGGGACGATCTGCGGCCCTTCGCGACCGACGACCCGGCCGACAAGCGCCCGCGCAAGTACGTCCTCGACATGTTCCCGTACCCGTCGGGCGACCTCCACATGGGTCACGCCGAGGCCTACGCGCTCGGCGACGTGATCGCCCGGTACTGGCGTCACCAGGGCTTCAACGTGCTCCACCCCATCGGCTGGGACGCGTTCGGCCTGCCCGCCGAGAACGCCGCCATCAAGCGCGGGCTCGACCCCCGGGGCTGGACCTACGACAACATCGCGCAGCAGAAGGCCTCGATGCGCCGCTACGCGCCGAGCTTCGACTGGGACCGCGTGCTGCAGACGTGCGACCCGTCCTACTACCGCTGGAACCAGTGGCTGTTCCTCAAGCTGTACGAGAAGGGTCTCGCCTACCGCAAGGCGAGCCAGGTCAATTGGTGCCCGTTCGATCAGACGGTGCTCGCCAACGAGCAGGTCGTCGGCGGACGCTGCGAGCGCTGCGACAACCTCGTCACCAAGAAGAAGCTCACGCAGTGGTACTTCCGGATCACGGACTACGCCGACCGGCTGCTCGACGACCTCAACCAGCTGGAGGGCGCCTGGCCCTCCAAGGTCATCTCCATGCAGCGCAACTGGATCGGCCGCTCGACCGGAGCGGACGTGCGCTTCCTGATCGAGGGACGCGACGAGCCGGTGACCGTCTACACGACTCGTCCCGACACGCTCTACGGTGTGACGTTCATGGTCGTCGCGCCCGACTCCGATCTCGCCGCCGAGCTGGTCGAGGGCGCGCGGCCCGAGGTGCGGAAGCGCTTCGACGACTATCTGGAGGCGGTGCGCGGCACCACCGAGATGGACCGGCTGAACACCGAGCGCGAGAAGACCGGCGTCTTCCTGGAGCGTCACGCCGTGAACCCGCTGACGGGGGAGCGCATCCCGATCTGGGCCGCGGACTACGTCCTGAGCGACTACGGCCATGGCGCGATCATGGCCGTGCCCGCACACGACCAGCGCGACCTCGACTTCGCGCGCGCGTTCGACCTCCCGGTGCGCGTCGTGGTGGACACGACGCAGCCGGTCACCGGGGCGATTCCCGTCATCCGGACCGACCCGTCGACGGGCGAGCCGATCCTCCCGGACGACATCCGGCTCGAGAACCCGTCCGAGACGGGGGTGGCGCTCACCGGCGAGGGGCGGCTCATCAACTCGGGGCCGTTCGACGGGCTCAGCAAGTCGAACGCGATCCGCCGCGTGACGGAGGCGCTGCAGGCGTCCAGCCTGGGCTCGCCGGCGAAGAACTTCCGCGTGCGCGACTGGCTGATCTCCCGGCAGCGCTACTGGGGCACGCCGATCCCGATCATCCACTGCGAGGCGTGCGGCGAGGTCCCCGTCCCGGAGGCCGACCTGCCGGTGCTGCTCCCTCCGGCCGAGGGCCTCGACCTCCAGCCGAAGGGCACGAGCCCCCTCGGCGCGGCCTCCGACTGGGTGAACGTCGACTGTCCCTCGTGCGGCGGTCCGGCCAAGCGCGACACCGACACGATGGACACGTTCGTCGACAGCTCCTGGTACTTCCTGCGCTTCCTGTCGCCGAACGACGACACGCAGGCCTTCGACCCGCGCGAAGCGGAGAAGTGGGCGCCGGTCGACCAGTACGTGGGCGGCGTCTCGCACGCGATCCTTCACCTCCTGTACTCGCGATTCATCACCAAGGTGCTGTTCGACCTCGGCTACGTGAGCTTCACGGAACCGTTCACGGCCCTCCTCAACCAGGGTCTCGTGCTGATGGACGGGTCGGCCATGTCGAAGTCGCGGGGCAACCTCGTGAAGCTCTCGGAGCAGCTCGACGAGCACGGCGTCGACGCCGTCCGCCTGACGATGGCCTTCGCCGGGCCGCCGGAGGACGACATCGACTGGGCCGACGTCTCGCCGTCGGGGAGCGCCAAGTTCCTCGCGCGCGCCTGGCGGATCGCCCACGACGTCACGAGCGCGCCCGACGTGGTGTGGAAGACCGGCGACCCGGCGCTCCGCCGGGTGACGCACCGCTTCCTCGCCGATGCTCCTGGGCTCGTGGAGGCGTTCAAGTTCAACGTCGTCGTCGCCCGCCTTATGGAACTCGTCAACGCGACGCGGAAGACGATCGACAGCGGTGCGGGAGCGGGCGACGCCGCGGTGCGCGAAGCGGCCGAGGTCACGGCCATGGCGCTCAACCTGTTCGCGCCCTACACCGCGGAGGACATGTGGGAGCAGCTCGGCTATGAGCCGTCGGTGGCGCTCGTGCCGTGGCGGAAGCCCGACCCGACCCTGCTGATCGAGGAGTCGGTGACAGCCGTCGTCCAGGTGAACGGGAAGGTCCGCGACCGCCTCGAGGTCTCGCCCAAGATCGCCTCCGACGAGCTGGAGCAGCTCGCCCGGTCCTCGGAAGCGGTGACGCGATCCGTGGGCGATCAGGAGATCGTGAACGTGATCGTCCGGGCTCCTCGCCTGGTGAACATCGCGACGAAGCCTCGCGGGTAGGGCCGAATCCCCGGTTCGTCCACAGGGGCCGGAACCGTGCGCGCGATGCACGGCTCCGGCCCCTTCTCCGTGTCGCTCCGGGAGGCTTCCTAGCGTGGAGGGATGCACCACCGCCCGACAGCTCACGAGCGCGAGGGGGCCGGTGACGACCCGCCCCTCGTCGTAACGGCTGAACCGGCCGACGACGCGCTCGCCCCGGCGCCCCGGCCGGCGCGCGTCCGTCTCGGTGTGGGGGCCGTCGTGGTCCTGCTCGTG is a window from the Leifsonia sp. AG29 genome containing:
- the cydD gene encoding thiol reductant ABC exporter subunit CydD, with protein sequence MRPLDPRLLRYASATRGVLAAGALLTLLQTAATVAFAWLVTDLVVGAIRGEAAAELGVQLGSLLVVVAVRAGFLWAAQVTAARGGATVVGQLRERLLGSVARLGPGWTASRSAVDVTLVAGRGMEALDRYFSGYLPQLVATAVTMPLLVVVIGWQDLTSGVILLVTLPLIPVFMVLVGWATQSAQSRQWSALSSLSRGFLDVVGGLSTLKLYGRQHRQEARIRAVSEEYRLHTMRVLRMSFLSGFVLELAASLSVAVIAVTIGLRLLSGSLDLTVGLFVLLLAPEAFLPLRNVGAGYHAATEGIEAASRAFAVIEEAEDLPRAAAAGVAPTAARAGADRAGEGIRFDNVTVGHGGKPPAAGFSASVLPGELVVLSAPSGGGKTSLLRAALGFTRFDGRISAGGRDDVDGRRDAIAWSGQLPGLLAGTVASNIALGDPAPSAAAIHRALTEAAAGDLSPETVLGSGGSGLSGGQAQRVAVARALYRLRTRGCPVLILDEPTSALDTMTERALVASLRHIADEGIAVVVASHRPAVAAAADRVIELQGVARV
- the cydC gene encoding thiol reductant ABC exporter subunit CydC gives rise to the protein MSDRILRLALPDGRRLATAVGLGVLSAASAVALLAVSAWLITRASEQPAMLYLSAAVVGVRAFALGRASFRYLERLAGHDAAFRQLGTVRALMFRRLVPLAPDGLRGTRDGDLLARVADDVDELQDLSLRVVQPLVSAGLVAVLSVVFAALILPPAGAVLAVTLVAAFAAGTLLNRWASASAERSISPLRAELDDGIHDLVRNLDVLTAYGALDAARSRASRASAALAAAVRRRAAGAGLAAAAVSLAAGFATAGAFAFGVPAFRSGVVDAPQLAVLALFPIAVFEVFGTMPTAWAAWRRVSVAAHRIAETAPVAVPAGVPVDGADAGPLETDGRRRVPEIRLSGVSASWPEEHGNVLSGVDLRLRPGERVLLSGPTGAGKTALAHVLVRFLEHAGSYTIDGREARTVRQDEVRRVVGLCEQRPYLFDADLRQNLLFARETATDEELMSVLDRVGLGDWAVSRGGLDATVGERGALVSGGQAQRIALARALLADFPVLVVDEPTANVDAETGRAIVRDVLSTAAADGRTVLMISHDDVPAELLDRSLRLEEGRVVA
- a CDS encoding aminotransferase class IV, which translates into the protein MESTNAVSDWAGGSLVPRVDCEPTETELLVADSFLVREGRVLALGLHRARFLDSVREQGAGDRGDVEAFWAAAVAALPSHGDWFPRFEAIRVRGAARLRFRLRSAPQLSESLVVMTAAHDPRRTPRVKGPDIERLGALRQAAQKRGAQEAVILDEGFVSDGATSALLWWRGGMLCAPPLSLPRVDSVAARTLRGIAAALGVPVDEEEAAPPDLEGTELWAVNALHGIRLVTRWIDGPSLARDPARFAAWRGRFDALARPLPGPGDRP
- the pabB gene encoding aminodeoxychorismate synthase component I, whose product is MPLPLLVRALDGWTDPADAFAALFARSTDDVVWLDSGPDADGGLSIIATGERVLTAELATGTVTVDGHKSAGDLLSTATALAQPISLDSRGRRLPAPTGWYGWIGYEAGAVAAGAPVSPSDTGTHDAGLLFAERLLVFDHGSRSVQLIAADDEEGRAWCRSTEARLEAAAGFARRYEEEHPVIPSSPFWRHDDSEYLRMIRAAQESIRAGDAYQLCVTNRVSAATDADPLSVHLSLRRASPAHHAGFLRIAGEVLVSSSPELFLQVDPDGRVRTKPIKGTRPRGATLAADLALRSDLEASEKEQAENVMIVDLMRNDLGRVCRTGSVEVRHLLEVESYAHVHQLVSTVEGRLRPGLSALDALRACFPAGSMTGAPKLSAMRILHELERGPRGAYSGCFGYLGSDGSADLAMVIRSIRFAQGTAEIGSGGGITALSVPEAELEEVRVKARALLTALGAAGPLGTD
- the leuS gene encoding leucine--tRNA ligase, with the protein product MAHEHDSAGTTAPGAGTDSAQYDFAAIQDKWLPVWDDLRPFATDDPADKRPRKYVLDMFPYPSGDLHMGHAEAYALGDVIARYWRHQGFNVLHPIGWDAFGLPAENAAIKRGLDPRGWTYDNIAQQKASMRRYAPSFDWDRVLQTCDPSYYRWNQWLFLKLYEKGLAYRKASQVNWCPFDQTVLANEQVVGGRCERCDNLVTKKKLTQWYFRITDYADRLLDDLNQLEGAWPSKVISMQRNWIGRSTGADVRFLIEGRDEPVTVYTTRPDTLYGVTFMVVAPDSDLAAELVEGARPEVRKRFDDYLEAVRGTTEMDRLNTEREKTGVFLERHAVNPLTGERIPIWAADYVLSDYGHGAIMAVPAHDQRDLDFARAFDLPVRVVVDTTQPVTGAIPVIRTDPSTGEPILPDDIRLENPSETGVALTGEGRLINSGPFDGLSKSNAIRRVTEALQASSLGSPAKNFRVRDWLISRQRYWGTPIPIIHCEACGEVPVPEADLPVLLPPAEGLDLQPKGTSPLGAASDWVNVDCPSCGGPAKRDTDTMDTFVDSSWYFLRFLSPNDDTQAFDPREAEKWAPVDQYVGGVSHAILHLLYSRFITKVLFDLGYVSFTEPFTALLNQGLVLMDGSAMSKSRGNLVKLSEQLDEHGVDAVRLTMAFAGPPEDDIDWADVSPSGSAKFLARAWRIAHDVTSAPDVVWKTGDPALRRVTHRFLADAPGLVEAFKFNVVVARLMELVNATRKTIDSGAGAGDAAVREAAEVTAMALNLFAPYTAEDMWEQLGYEPSVALVPWRKPDPTLLIEESVTAVVQVNGKVRDRLEVSPKIASDELEQLARSSEAVTRSVGDQEIVNVIVRAPRLVNIATKPRG